A stretch of the Amycolatopsis sp. BJA-103 genome encodes the following:
- the mshB gene encoding N-acetyl-1-D-myo-inositol-2-amino-2-deoxy-alpha-D-glucopyranoside deacetylase: MISARPKLLLVHAHPDDESITTGGTIARYAAEGADVTVVTCTLGEEGEIIPPPLAGLGSWASDQLGGYRAGELASACAALGVTRHRYLGGIGRWRDSGMAGTPSAAHPRAFSGGDPDEQAAQLAEILDEVRPEVVVTYDAFGGYGHPDHIRAHEITMAAAPKAASVERVFHTVSSRDAVIAGLAALRGRSAFRVPEDGELPVTPDETITTVLDIGAHLPAKAAALRAHETQVSVPAAPHLADHFALSNDVAQPITPDEYFVLAHGPAEGSAADLFGGLAK, encoded by the coding sequence GTGATCTCCGCGCGGCCCAAATTGCTCCTCGTGCACGCCCATCCGGACGACGAGAGCATCACCACCGGTGGCACCATCGCGCGCTACGCGGCCGAAGGCGCCGACGTGACCGTCGTCACGTGCACTCTCGGTGAGGAAGGCGAGATCATCCCGCCACCCCTCGCCGGGCTCGGTTCGTGGGCTTCCGATCAGCTCGGCGGCTACCGCGCGGGCGAACTGGCGTCGGCCTGTGCCGCGCTGGGCGTCACCCGGCACCGGTATCTCGGCGGCATCGGGCGCTGGCGTGACTCGGGGATGGCCGGGACGCCGTCCGCGGCGCATCCACGCGCGTTCTCCGGCGGCGACCCCGACGAGCAGGCGGCCCAGCTCGCGGAGATCCTCGACGAGGTCCGGCCCGAGGTCGTCGTCACTTATGACGCTTTCGGGGGTTACGGGCATCCCGACCACATCCGCGCGCACGAGATCACGATGGCCGCCGCGCCGAAGGCGGCTTCGGTCGAGCGGGTCTTCCATACCGTTTCTTCCCGCGACGCCGTCATCGCCGGGCTCGCCGCGCTGCGCGGTCGCTCGGCGTTCCGTGTCCCCGAAGACGGTGAACTGCCGGTGACGCCGGACGAGACGATCACGACCGTCCTCGACATCGGCGCGCACCTCCCCGCGAAGGCCGCCGCGTTGCGGGCGCACGAGACCCAGGTCAGCGTGCCCGCGGCGCCGCATCTCGCGGACCATTTCGCGCTGAGCAACGACGTCGCGCAG
- a CDS encoding ABC transporter ATP-binding protein: MSTEAASSDLGGVSGSVLSISDLSVSFPTDDGVVNAVKGIGFDVKPGEIVAVVGESGSGKSVTSMSVLGLLPKTSRIAGELRLGDRNLADLKEKDLQKIRGNQVAMIFQEPMTALNPVYTVGWQLREALRSHQDISKEAADKRAIELLEMVGIPNPPLRFKQYPHQLSGGLRQRVVIAMAISCDPKVIIADEPTTALDVTVQAEILGLLRKLRDTLNTAIVLITHDMGVVADLADRVVVMYQGNIVEEAPVRDLFASPREEYTRKLLAAVPVLGQRPEGRRLLDDAGISADSDEASKIAEEIRLEDSELAAVIEENAPALEIKNLVLEYPGRRGQAKNRAVDDVSLSIAKGEIVGLVGESGSGKSTVGRCAIRLLTPTEGTVSIAGKDITNMSNKDLRPLRRYFSIVFQDPASTLDPKMTIGESIAEPMVLHKFLAGKALNERVASLLDKVELGGHYRNRYPHELSGGQRQRVAIARALSLDPALLIADEPTSALDVSVQARVLDLFLDLQRSLQFACLFISHDLAVVDLLADRVAVMQHGKLVEVGTRDQVLHSPREEYTRRLLSAAPVADPVLQAKRRAAWEAGKLAPVAD, encoded by the coding sequence GTGAGCACTGAAGCAGCATCGTCGGACCTCGGCGGCGTGTCGGGTTCGGTTCTGTCCATCTCCGACCTGAGCGTCTCGTTCCCGACCGACGACGGCGTGGTCAACGCCGTCAAGGGCATCGGATTCGACGTCAAGCCTGGTGAAATCGTCGCGGTGGTCGGCGAGTCCGGTTCCGGCAAGTCGGTGACCTCGATGTCGGTGCTCGGGTTGCTCCCGAAGACGAGCCGGATCGCGGGCGAACTCCGCCTCGGCGACCGCAACCTCGCCGACCTCAAGGAGAAGGACCTCCAGAAGATCCGCGGCAACCAGGTCGCGATGATCTTCCAGGAGCCGATGACCGCGCTGAACCCGGTCTACACCGTCGGCTGGCAGCTGCGCGAGGCGCTCCGCTCCCACCAGGACATCTCGAAGGAAGCCGCCGACAAGCGTGCCATCGAGCTGCTGGAGATGGTCGGCATCCCGAACCCGCCGCTGCGCTTCAAGCAGTACCCGCACCAGCTCTCGGGCGGTCTGCGCCAGCGTGTCGTCATCGCGATGGCGATCTCGTGCGACCCGAAGGTGATCATCGCCGACGAGCCGACCACGGCACTCGACGTCACCGTGCAGGCGGAGATCCTCGGCCTGCTGCGCAAGCTGCGCGACACCCTCAACACCGCCATCGTGCTGATCACGCACGACATGGGCGTCGTCGCCGACCTCGCCGACCGCGTGGTCGTGATGTACCAGGGCAACATCGTCGAAGAGGCGCCGGTGCGCGACCTGTTCGCGTCGCCGCGGGAGGAGTACACCCGCAAGCTGCTCGCCGCGGTGCCCGTGCTCGGCCAGCGCCCCGAAGGACGCCGCCTGCTCGACGACGCCGGCATCTCCGCCGACAGCGACGAGGCTTCGAAGATCGCCGAGGAGATCCGGCTCGAGGACAGCGAACTCGCGGCCGTGATCGAGGAGAACGCGCCCGCGCTCGAGATCAAGAACCTCGTGCTGGAGTACCCCGGCCGCCGCGGCCAGGCGAAGAACCGCGCGGTGGACGACGTCTCGCTGAGCATCGCCAAGGGCGAGATCGTGGGCCTGGTCGGCGAATCCGGTTCCGGCAAGTCGACCGTCGGCCGCTGCGCGATCCGCCTGCTGACCCCGACCGAGGGCACCGTCTCGATCGCGGGCAAGGACATCACGAACATGTCCAACAAGGATCTGCGCCCGCTGCGCCGCTACTTCTCGATCGTGTTCCAGGACCCGGCCTCCACGCTGGACCCGAAGATGACCATCGGCGAGTCGATCGCCGAGCCGATGGTGCTGCACAAGTTCCTGGCGGGCAAGGCGCTGAACGAGCGCGTGGCGTCCCTTTTGGACAAGGTCGAGCTCGGCGGCCACTACCGCAACCGGTACCCGCACGAGCTGTCCGGCGGCCAGCGCCAGCGCGTCGCCATCGCGCGGGCGCTCTCGCTCGACCCGGCGCTGCTGATCGCGGACGAGCCGACCTCGGCGCTGGACGTCTCGGTGCAGGCCCGGGTGCTGGACCTGTTCCTCGACCTGCAGCGCTCGCTGCAGTTCGCGTGCCTGTTCATCAGCCACGACCTCGCCGTCGTCGACCTGCTGGCCGACCGCGTCGCGGTGATGCAGCACGGCAAGCTCGTCGAGGTCGGCACCCGTGACCAGGTGCTGCACTCGCCGCGCGAGGAGTACACGCGCCGTCTGCTTTCGGCCGCTCCGGTGGCGGACCCGGTGCTGCAGGCCAAGCGGCGTGCGGCCTGGGAGGCGGGCAAGCTCGCTCCGGTCGCTGACTGA
- a CDS encoding ABC transporter permease encodes MNSLITADTADGKLSPEALPEPRSQGKLVLRKFLRHKLAMICTAILLILVLTVIIMPIFWPYDYEDSSFPSFAKPSGDYPLGTTQVGKEMVSQILRGTQYSLLIALIVSIVATTIGTVFGAMAGYLRGFTDSAISRVTDLFLIVPQIAAAAILAKVFGGGAWYIVAMVLAAFGWMSIARIARAESMSLSQREFVDAARASGAGTMHIVFKHLVPNMVGLITVNATLAVAQAVLIEAALSFIGLGVQLPDTSLGRVILENYSQLQNRPALFFGPFVVLVLISLTINFIGDGLRDAFDPRQRRMKA; translated from the coding sequence TTGAATTCCCTAATCACGGCGGACACCGCCGACGGCAAGCTTTCCCCGGAAGCGCTGCCCGAGCCCCGGAGTCAGGGCAAGCTGGTCCTGCGCAAGTTCCTGCGGCACAAGCTGGCCATGATCTGTACGGCGATCCTGCTGATCCTCGTGCTGACCGTGATCATCATGCCGATCTTCTGGCCGTACGACTACGAGGACAGTTCCTTCCCGTCCTTCGCGAAGCCCAGCGGGGACTACCCGCTCGGGACGACGCAGGTCGGCAAGGAGATGGTGTCGCAGATCCTGCGCGGTACCCAGTACTCGCTCCTGATCGCGCTCATCGTGTCGATCGTCGCCACCACCATCGGCACCGTTTTCGGGGCCATGGCGGGGTATCTGCGCGGGTTCACCGATTCGGCGATCTCGCGGGTGACGGACCTGTTCCTGATCGTCCCGCAGATCGCCGCGGCGGCGATCCTGGCGAAGGTGTTCGGCGGTGGTGCCTGGTACATCGTCGCGATGGTGCTGGCGGCCTTCGGCTGGATGTCGATCGCCCGTATCGCCAGGGCCGAGTCGATGTCCCTGTCGCAGCGCGAGTTCGTGGACGCCGCTCGCGCGTCCGGCGCCGGGACGATGCACATCGTGTTCAAGCACCTGGTGCCGAACATGGTCGGTCTCATCACGGTCAACGCGACCCTCGCGGTCGCGCAGGCCGTGCTGATCGAGGCGGCGCTGTCCTTCATCGGGCTGGGGGTGCAGCTGCCGGACACCTCGCTCGGCCGCGTCATCCTCGAGAACTACTCGCAGCTGCAGAACCGGCCGGCGCTGTTCTTCGGCCCGTTCGTCGTGCTGGTGCTGATCTCGCTGACGATCAACTTCATCGGTGACGGCCTGCGGGACGCTTTCGACCCGCGGCAGCGCCGGATGAAGGCGTAA
- a CDS encoding ABC transporter permease, translating to MNLVIYILRRLAISIPVLLVGTFLCFIMVAGTGDPLGELRSNPAMSPETLNQIASQLGLDKNIVLRYFDWLGSFVSGDWGISIAQGNALAPVFPKVMAAFEVTAKLVVGAELLALVLGVLVGVVAAVKQYSIIDYIATTLAFLLFSMPIFCVAIVLKGYAIQFNGWVRDLGLSDVLGNPWIRTTSPESLNFDGPGGFLASYVGAYLLPTLSIMAISFAAYSRFQRASMLETLNADYVRTARAKGLANGRVIFRHAFRNALIPVTTLFSVNFGAVLSGAIITESVFNWNGMGKLLVEAVTKSDPQVMMGWLVVIATSIIIANLIADLMYGILDPRIRVG from the coding sequence TTGAACCTGGTGATCTACATCCTTCGCCGTCTGGCGATCTCGATCCCCGTCCTGCTGGTCGGGACTTTTCTGTGTTTCATCATGGTCGCCGGCACGGGCGACCCGCTGGGTGAGCTGAGAAGCAACCCCGCCATGAGTCCGGAGACCCTGAACCAGATCGCGAGTCAGCTCGGTCTGGACAAGAACATCGTTCTCCGGTACTTCGACTGGCTCGGCAGCTTCGTGAGCGGGGACTGGGGCATTTCGATCGCCCAGGGCAACGCGCTGGCCCCGGTGTTCCCGAAGGTCATGGCCGCGTTCGAGGTCACCGCCAAGCTCGTCGTCGGCGCGGAACTGCTCGCGCTGGTCCTCGGCGTCCTCGTCGGTGTCGTCGCCGCTGTCAAGCAGTACTCGATCATCGACTACATCGCGACGACGCTGGCGTTCCTGCTGTTCTCGATGCCGATCTTCTGTGTCGCGATCGTCCTCAAGGGATACGCGATCCAGTTCAACGGCTGGGTCCGGGACCTGGGACTGTCCGATGTGCTCGGTAATCCCTGGATTCGCACCACGAGCCCTGAATCGTTGAACTTCGACGGTCCGGGCGGGTTCCTGGCCAGTTACGTGGGCGCCTACCTGTTGCCGACGCTGTCCATCATGGCGATCAGCTTCGCCGCGTACAGCCGGTTCCAGCGGGCCTCGATGCTGGAGACGCTGAACGCCGACTACGTCCGGACCGCGCGGGCCAAGGGCCTCGCCAACGGGCGGGTCATCTTCCGCCACGCGTTCCGGAACGCCCTGATCCCGGTGACCACGTTGTTCTCCGTCAACTTCGGTGCCGTGCTCTCGGGCGCGATCATCACCGAGTCGGTGTTCAACTGGAACGGCATGGGTAAGTTGCTCGTAGAAGCCGTGACCAAGAGCGATCCCCAGGTGATGATGGGCTGGCTGGTGGTCATCGCCACGAGCATCATCATCGCCAACCTGATCGCCGACCTGATGTACGGCATCCTGGACCCGAGGATTCGCGTTGGCTGA
- a CDS encoding ABC transporter family substrate-binding protein, which translates to MRKSKAVSAWSLVAASALVLSACSGGDSGSTDQNGSSTDIKSMAVGKAQNGENFKLADTPGYEGTVTVGIDDGYSGYNNDTPDTNSSYNTYILTAVLAGADVLDGNNKVLLNNDVFDSWEVTTKEPQTVVYKIKPNVKWSDDAAFDCDDMYLSWLAHSGKAKTADGKQAFLAASTTGYSLINEATCKDDLTFETKYTEPYLDYKGLFNSTAIMPAHIIEKNTNIPDITKLAPTGDAAQLTAAGKFWSNDFKGFKAENMPASGPYKITAFDANQKAVTLEKNPKWIGGKGGPSKIVVRAMEDTKAMATALQNGEIDVAASTQPDATAANTLKSLSAQGVTYGSGSQLTFEHFDLNYKKIFADKSLRKAFFEVVNRQEITDKLLKEVQADATPLNSIVFMPGEQGFKDLYGSKAGLGAEAAAKTLTEAGWAKGADGIFAKDGKRASFKISHNQNARRTQTVEIVISQAKLAGIEITDETDANFLKGGRLAAGDYDVALFGWSAAPFKAEQKSIYITRVDDSSQNYQGLSNPTIDSSFEAAVKATDEAVQLENYQKADQAIADEYATLPLFQTPSMWAFKGIDRTYMQSYNGVLWNVGEWEQKK; encoded by the coding sequence ATGAGGAAGTCCAAGGCAGTCTCCGCCTGGTCGCTCGTCGCGGCCTCCGCGCTTGTGCTGAGCGCATGCAGCGGTGGCGACAGCGGCAGTACCGACCAGAACGGGTCGTCGACCGACATCAAGAGCATGGCGGTCGGCAAGGCGCAGAACGGCGAAAACTTCAAACTCGCGGACACCCCGGGGTACGAAGGCACCGTCACGGTGGGCATCGATGACGGGTACTCGGGCTACAACAACGACACGCCTGACACCAACTCGTCGTACAACACCTACATCTTGACTGCCGTGCTCGCCGGTGCCGACGTGCTCGACGGCAACAACAAGGTGCTGCTGAACAACGACGTGTTCGACTCCTGGGAGGTCACCACCAAGGAGCCGCAGACCGTCGTTTACAAGATCAAGCCGAACGTCAAGTGGTCCGACGACGCGGCGTTCGACTGTGACGACATGTACCTGTCGTGGCTGGCGCACAGCGGCAAGGCGAAGACCGCGGACGGCAAGCAGGCCTTCCTCGCGGCCTCGACCACCGGCTACTCGCTGATCAACGAGGCGACCTGCAAGGACGACCTCACCTTCGAGACCAAGTACACCGAGCCGTACCTGGACTACAAGGGTCTGTTCAACTCGACCGCGATCATGCCCGCGCACATCATCGAGAAGAACACGAACATCCCCGACATCACCAAGCTGGCCCCGACCGGCGACGCGGCGCAGCTGACCGCCGCCGGCAAGTTCTGGTCGAACGACTTCAAGGGCTTCAAGGCCGAGAACATGCCGGCGTCCGGCCCGTACAAGATCACCGCGTTCGACGCCAACCAGAAGGCCGTCACGCTCGAGAAGAACCCGAAGTGGATCGGTGGCAAGGGTGGCCCCTCCAAGATCGTCGTGAGGGCGATGGAGGACACCAAGGCCATGGCGACCGCGCTGCAGAACGGTGAGATCGACGTCGCGGCGTCGACCCAGCCGGACGCCACCGCGGCGAACACCCTCAAGAGCCTTTCGGCTCAGGGCGTGACCTACGGTTCGGGCTCGCAGCTGACCTTCGAGCACTTCGACTTGAACTACAAGAAGATCTTCGCGGACAAGTCGCTGCGCAAGGCGTTCTTCGAGGTGGTCAACCGCCAGGAGATCACCGACAAGCTGCTCAAGGAAGTCCAGGCCGACGCGACCCCGCTGAACAGCATCGTGTTCATGCCGGGCGAGCAGGGCTTCAAGGACCTGTACGGCAGCAAGGCCGGTCTCGGCGCCGAGGCCGCCGCCAAGACGCTGACCGAGGCCGGCTGGGCCAAGGGCGCTGACGGCATCTTCGCCAAGGACGGCAAGCGCGCTTCGTTCAAGATCTCGCACAACCAGAACGCCCGCCGGACGCAGACCGTCGAGATCGTGATCTCGCAGGCCAAGCTCGCCGGTATCGAGATCACCGACGAAACCGACGCCAACTTCCTGAAGGGTGGCCGTCTCGCGGCCGGCGACTACGACGTCGCGCTCTTCGGCTGGTCGGCCGCTCCGTTCAAGGCCGAGCAGAAGTCGATCTACATCACCCGGGTCGACGACAGCAGCCAGAACTACCAGGGCCTGTCCAACCCGACGATCGACTCCTCCTTCGAGGCGGCCGTGAAGGCCACCGACGAGGCCGTGCAGCTGGAGAACTACCAGAAGGCGGACCAGGCGATCGCGGACGAGTACGCGACTCTGCCGCTGTTCCAGACCCCGTCCATGTGGGCGTTCAAGGGCATCGACCGCACTTACATGCAGTCGTACAACGGTGTCCTGTGGAACGTCGGTGAGTGGGAGCAGAAGAAGTAG
- a CDS encoding ABC transporter family substrate-binding protein, whose amino-acid sequence MLACAAVLLAACSNTPPPPVVSSSASPVSTSTTKAPSQVVVGVDDVLGGYNPHNLADASQVTSALSQLLLPSVFRPKDDGSFELDKNLMKSAEVVSQQPFTVAYTIRPDASWSDSAPIAAEDFAYLREAMRDQPGVIGAAGYRLISDIQSREGGKRVEVTFGKPYPGWQTLFNNLLPAHLLKDAPNGWQGALASTFPAVAGPYSIKGLDTARGEVVLERNERYWEKPSALDRIVLRAADQDGTLAALRSGNDQFVMTRTDGTGLKRLGELGSAVQLHTVARPTVAQILLRPVSPTLSDPKVREGVTALIDRGKLITEAAEGGPSDKLRADAQVRVPSATGFQSTIPAPGPPSTADPARGEELLKSAGYTKEAGTWRKNGKNLSLVVASPAKQEPYATIAKELTAQLVAAGIEVNAIAPQPRELFSTLLAMPVLNGIQQTTPEGAGNVGIDIAVIGQVTGGADVASALASTFGCRPDQLTEKTKAVVPGNPLGFCDPALQPSIDAALTGTTPVADTLSTLEPELWRRNVAIPLFQLADTLAIGSGISGVTAGPPMVGPFGSAVNWTRGPK is encoded by the coding sequence ATACTGGCGTGCGCGGCCGTGCTCCTCGCTGCCTGCAGCAACACCCCGCCCCCACCCGTGGTCAGCTCCTCGGCCTCCCCTGTGAGCACCTCGACCACGAAGGCGCCTTCGCAGGTCGTCGTGGGTGTCGACGACGTTCTCGGCGGCTACAACCCGCACAACCTCGCCGACGCCTCCCAGGTGACGTCCGCGCTGTCGCAGCTGCTGCTCCCGTCGGTGTTCCGCCCGAAGGACGACGGCAGCTTCGAGCTGGACAAGAACCTGATGAAGTCCGCCGAGGTCGTCTCGCAGCAGCCGTTCACGGTCGCCTACACGATCCGGCCGGACGCCTCCTGGTCCGACAGCGCGCCGATCGCCGCCGAGGACTTCGCCTACCTCCGCGAGGCGATGCGCGATCAGCCCGGCGTCATCGGCGCCGCAGGCTACCGGCTGATCTCCGACATCCAGTCGCGTGAAGGCGGCAAGCGCGTCGAGGTCACCTTCGGCAAGCCGTACCCGGGCTGGCAGACGCTCTTCAACAACCTCCTGCCCGCGCACCTGCTCAAGGACGCCCCGAACGGCTGGCAGGGCGCGCTGGCGAGCACGTTCCCGGCCGTCGCCGGGCCGTACTCGATCAAGGGCCTCGACACGGCGCGCGGAGAGGTCGTCCTGGAGCGCAATGAGCGCTACTGGGAGAAACCCTCCGCACTGGACCGGATCGTGCTCCGTGCGGCCGATCAGGACGGCACACTGGCCGCTCTGCGCAGCGGCAACGACCAGTTCGTGATGACCAGGACCGACGGCACCGGTCTCAAACGGCTCGGCGAGCTCGGTTCCGCGGTCCAGCTGCACACGGTCGCCCGCCCCACGGTCGCGCAGATCCTCCTGCGGCCGGTGAGCCCGACGCTGTCGGATCCGAAGGTGCGCGAAGGCGTCACCGCGCTGATCGACCGGGGCAAGCTGATCACCGAGGCGGCGGAGGGCGGCCCGTCGGACAAGCTCCGCGCCGACGCCCAGGTCCGCGTCCCGTCGGCCACCGGCTTCCAGTCGACCATCCCCGCGCCCGGCCCGCCGTCGACGGCCGATCCGGCCAGGGGCGAGGAACTGCTCAAATCCGCCGGGTACACCAAGGAAGCCGGGACCTGGCGCAAGAACGGGAAGAACCTTTCGCTGGTCGTCGCCTCACCCGCCAAGCAGGAGCCGTACGCGACGATCGCCAAGGAGCTGACGGCGCAACTGGTGGCCGCGGGGATCGAAGTCAACGCGATCGCCCCACAGCCGAGGGAGCTGTTCTCGACGCTGCTGGCCATGCCGGTGCTCAACGGGATCCAGCAGACGACGCCGGAGGGCGCGGGCAACGTCGGCATCGACATCGCCGTGATCGGCCAGGTCACCGGTGGTGCGGACGTCGCGTCGGCGCTGGCGTCCACCTTCGGCTGCCGCCCCGATCAGCTCACCGAGAAGACCAAGGCCGTCGTCCCGGGGAACCCGCTGGGCTTCTGCGACCCGGCCCTGCAGCCGTCGATCGACGCCGCGCTGACCGGCACCACGCCGGTCGCCGACACGCTTTCGACCCTGGAACCGGAATTGTGGCGTCGGAATGTTGCCATTCCGTTGTTCCAGCTGGCCGATACCCTGGCCATCGGCTCTGGTATTTCCGGAGTAACCGCAGGTCCTCCTATGGTGGGCCCTTTCGGGTCGGCCGTGAACTGGACGCGCGGTCCGAAGTAG
- the typA gene encoding translational GTPase TypA, translated as MPAASATAVDAGRHSGKTRPDLRNVAIVAHVDHGKTTLVDAMLRQSGAFEERAELVDRVMDSGELEREKGITILAKNTSIHRETENGPVTINVIDTPGHADFGGEVERGLAMVDGVVLLVDASEGPLPQTRFVLRKTLEAGLPVILVVNKTDRPDARISEVVEETHDLLLDLAGDIEDADLDAILDLPVVFASARAGKASLEQPADGAVPESENLDPLFETLLRHVPPPFADREGPLRALVTNLDASNFLGRIALIRIHSGNLRKGQTVAWMREDGTIQNVRISELLVTEALTRVPATEASAGELVAIAGIPEITIGDTLADVENPEALPRIAVDEPAISMTIGVNTSPLAGRSGGDKVTARLVKARLDQELIGNVSIKVLPTERPDTWEVQGRGELALAILVEQMRREGFELTVGKPQVVTRMIDGKLHEPFERLSIDSPEEHLGGITQLLAARKGRMEHMGGHGSGRIKLDYVLPARGLIGFRTDFLTETRGTGIANHVFEGYFPWAGEIRTRHSGSLVADRSGPITAYAMIQLADRGTFFVEPGAEVYEGMVVGENPRAEDLDINITKEKKLTNMRQSSADVMETLARPRKMGLEEALEFCSVDECVEVAPDVVRIRKVTLDVNQRAKERNRNKNRG; from the coding sequence GTGCCCGCAGCCAGCGCCACCGCAGTCGATGCCGGCCGCCATTCCGGCAAGACCCGGCCCGACCTGCGCAACGTCGCCATCGTCGCACACGTCGACCACGGCAAGACGACCCTCGTCGACGCCATGCTCCGGCAGTCCGGCGCCTTCGAGGAGCGCGCCGAACTCGTCGACCGCGTGATGGACTCCGGGGAACTCGAGCGGGAAAAGGGCATCACCATTCTCGCGAAGAACACCTCCATCCACCGCGAGACCGAGAACGGCCCGGTGACCATCAACGTCATCGACACCCCCGGCCACGCCGACTTCGGCGGCGAGGTCGAACGTGGACTGGCCATGGTCGACGGCGTCGTCCTGCTGGTCGACGCCAGTGAGGGTCCGCTCCCGCAGACCCGGTTCGTCCTGCGCAAGACCCTCGAAGCCGGCCTGCCGGTGATCCTCGTGGTCAACAAGACCGACCGTCCCGACGCCCGGATCTCCGAGGTCGTCGAGGAGACCCACGACCTGCTTCTCGACCTGGCGGGCGACATCGAGGACGCAGACCTCGACGCGATCCTCGACCTGCCGGTCGTGTTCGCCTCCGCGCGAGCGGGCAAGGCGAGCCTCGAGCAGCCCGCCGACGGCGCGGTGCCCGAGAGCGAGAACCTCGACCCGCTGTTCGAGACCCTGCTGCGTCACGTGCCGCCGCCCTTCGCGGACCGGGAAGGCCCGCTGCGCGCGCTGGTCACCAACCTCGACGCGTCGAACTTCCTCGGCCGGATCGCGCTGATCCGCATCCACTCCGGCAACCTGCGCAAGGGCCAGACCGTGGCCTGGATGCGCGAGGACGGCACCATCCAGAACGTCCGGATCTCCGAACTGCTCGTCACCGAGGCGCTCACCCGCGTCCCGGCGACCGAGGCCAGCGCGGGCGAACTGGTCGCCATCGCGGGCATCCCCGAGATCACCATCGGTGACACGCTGGCCGACGTCGAGAACCCCGAGGCGCTGCCCCGGATCGCCGTCGACGAGCCCGCCATCTCGATGACCATCGGTGTCAACACCTCGCCGCTGGCCGGCCGCAGCGGCGGCGACAAGGTCACCGCCCGTCTGGTCAAGGCCCGCCTCGACCAGGAGCTGATCGGTAACGTCAGCATCAAGGTGCTGCCGACCGAGCGTCCCGACACCTGGGAGGTCCAGGGCCGTGGCGAGCTGGCGCTGGCGATCCTCGTCGAGCAGATGCGCCGCGAGGGCTTCGAGCTGACCGTCGGCAAGCCGCAGGTGGTCACCCGGATGATCGACGGCAAGCTGCACGAGCCGTTCGAGCGCCTGTCGATCGACTCCCCGGAGGAGCACCTCGGCGGCATCACGCAGCTGCTGGCCGCACGCAAGGGCCGCATGGAGCACATGGGCGGGCACGGCTCGGGCCGGATCAAGCTCGACTACGTCCTCCCGGCGCGCGGCCTGATCGGCTTCCGCACCGACTTCCTCACCGAGACCCGCGGCACCGGTATCGCGAACCACGTCTTCGAGGGCTACTTCCCGTGGGCGGGCGAGATCCGCACCCGCCACTCCGGTTCCTTGGTCGCCGACCGCTCCGGCCCGATCACCGCGTACGCGATGATCCAGCTGGCCGACCGCGGCACCTTCTTCGTCGAGCCGGGCGCCGAGGTGTACGAGGGCATGGTCGTGGGCGAGAACCCGCGCGCCGAGGACCTCGACATCAACATCACCAAGGAGAAGAAGCTGACGAACATGCGTCAGTCCTCCGCCGACGTGATGGAGACGCTGGCCCGCCCGCGCAAGATGGGCCTGGAAGAGGCCCTGGAGTTCTGCTCCGTCGACGAATGCGTCGAGGTCGCCCCCGACGTCGTCCGGATCCGCAAGGTCACGCTGGACGTCAACCAGCGCGCCAAGGAGCGGAACCGCAACAAGAACCGCGGTTGA
- a CDS encoding YciI family protein — MYVVLLTYTAPIEEVDYVLPDHADWLTKQYEHGNFLASGRRNPRVGGVIITRPMARGKLDAILATDPFSIKHMAAYEVIEFSPTRTAPELRAVNEAVVH; from the coding sequence ATGTATGTCGTCCTCTTGACCTACACCGCGCCTATCGAAGAAGTCGACTACGTGCTCCCGGATCACGCCGACTGGCTGACCAAGCAGTACGAGCACGGGAATTTCCTCGCCTCCGGCAGGCGGAACCCCCGCGTCGGCGGCGTCATCATCACCAGGCCCATGGCCAGGGGAAAGCTGGACGCGATCCTCGCGACCGACCCCTTCTCGATCAAGCACATGGCCGCCTACGAGGTGATCGAATTCTCGCCGACCCGGACCGCGCCGGAACTGCGGGCGGTCAACGAGGCGGTGGTGCACTGA